The following proteins are encoded in a genomic region of Prochlorococcus marinus XMU1408:
- the fabI gene encoding enoyl-ACP reductase FabI — MLLDLSGKKILVTGIANNRSIAWGIAQQLKAAGAELGITYLPDEKGRFEAKVKELTSPLNPSLFLPLNVQNSSQIEEVFETIKNQWGQLDGLVHCLAFAGKEELVGNYSATSSEGFSRALEISAYSLAPLCKYAKPLFSKGAGVVTLTYLGAERAIPNYNVMGVAKAALEASVRYLSEELGPENQVRVNAISAGPIRTLASSAIGGILDMIHNVEEKAPLRRTVTQIEVGNTAAFLLSDLSSGISGQTVYVDAGYCINGM; from the coding sequence ATGCTTCTCGATCTTAGTGGCAAAAAAATCCTTGTTACAGGAATAGCAAACAACAGATCAATTGCCTGGGGCATTGCACAACAGTTAAAAGCAGCTGGAGCCGAATTAGGAATTACATACTTGCCCGATGAAAAAGGTAGATTTGAAGCGAAAGTAAAAGAACTTACTTCTCCTTTAAATCCAAGCTTGTTTTTGCCACTTAATGTTCAAAACTCTTCTCAAATTGAAGAAGTTTTTGAAACCATTAAAAATCAATGGGGACAGCTTGACGGCTTAGTTCACTGTTTAGCCTTTGCAGGGAAAGAAGAATTAGTAGGAAATTACAGTGCAACTTCTTCAGAGGGATTCTCAAGAGCCCTAGAAATTAGCGCTTACTCACTCGCCCCACTATGTAAATATGCAAAACCTCTTTTTAGCAAAGGTGCAGGCGTAGTCACCTTGACTTATTTAGGAGCAGAAAGAGCAATTCCTAATTACAACGTAATGGGAGTTGCTAAAGCAGCTTTGGAGGCATCAGTTAGATATCTTTCGGAGGAACTTGGTCCTGAAAACCAGGTTCGAGTTAATGCAATCAGTGCTGGGCCAATAAGGACTCTCGCCAGTTCAGCTATTGGAGGAATTCTAGATATGATTCATAATGTTGAGGAAAAAGCTCCGCTTAGGAGAACTGTTACTCAAATCGAAGTAGGTAATACTGCCGCTTTCTTGCTTAGCGATCTTTCGAGTGGTATATCAGGACAAACAGTTTATGTTGATGCAGGTTATTGCATCAACGGTATGTAA
- the pyrE gene encoding orotate phosphoribosyltransferase: MTPLNPSLDEIKENLLTLLAKKAYRFGDFSLASGKKSSHYVNCKPVSLSGPGLLSISSLFLKQINESDSGVAGLTLGADPLVSGVVMLAAQSGIDLSGLIVRKEAKGHGTGAWLEGPLPPKGSVITVLEDVVTTGGSSLKAVDKLRNQGYLVNQVLAIVDREEGGLDAMSKADLNLNSLFFLKEIIERAKSL, from the coding sequence ATGACCCCATTGAATCCCTCATTAGATGAAATAAAAGAAAATCTTTTAACTTTGTTAGCTAAAAAAGCTTATAGGTTTGGCGATTTTTCTTTGGCTTCCGGTAAAAAAAGTTCTCATTACGTCAATTGCAAGCCAGTCTCTCTCTCAGGGCCAGGTTTATTGTCGATAAGTTCATTATTTCTAAAACAAATAAATGAAAGTGATAGTGGTGTGGCTGGCTTGACATTGGGTGCTGACCCTCTTGTTAGTGGCGTTGTAATGTTGGCAGCTCAATCAGGCATTGATTTGAGCGGTTTAATAGTAAGGAAAGAAGCTAAAGGTCATGGAACTGGAGCATGGTTAGAAGGGCCTTTGCCTCCTAAGGGCTCAGTGATTACGGTCCTAGAGGATGTTGTTACTACTGGTGGATCTTCTTTAAAAGCTGTTGATAAACTTAGAAATCAAGGGTATTTAGTTAACCAAGTACTAGCAATAGTCGATAGAGAAGAAGGAGGCTTGGATGCCATGTCTAAAGCTGATTTAAATTTAAATAGTCTTTTCTTTTTAAAAGAGATTATTGAGAGAGCTAAAAGCTTGTGA
- a CDS encoding folate-binding protein YgfZ: MTETKSLIWDETFPSLLLKGEGCATFLHGQTTADIYTQKQLESIFLSCCLSTKGSLKALLEIRISNDMAEIVIIAGEINSIINGFESVIFPADKVNLEVLDPIRRIQKINNYQSWKKSTPLWISNNDLIENEIYDYTRATKEELEIWKIRQGIPGLDKEINGETNPYELGLGDIINLDKGCYLGQEAIARFFRSKSLKHQLRYWEAYGDADDFDIGKKILKTNHKNELNQKVGFITSSIKTNDNFLCGLALIKNNFINKDIYFSEKEESMTIKKPISFTQPF, encoded by the coding sequence ATGACAGAGACAAAATCATTGATTTGGGATGAAACATTCCCTTCATTACTTCTAAAAGGGGAGGGGTGTGCAACTTTTTTACATGGTCAAACGACTGCAGATATTTACACTCAGAAACAACTAGAAAGTATCTTCTTGAGCTGTTGTTTATCAACTAAGGGAAGTTTGAAGGCTTTATTGGAAATTCGAATTTCCAATGATATGGCTGAAATAGTTATAATAGCAGGTGAAATTAATTCCATAATTAACGGATTTGAATCAGTTATATTTCCTGCCGATAAAGTAAATCTAGAAGTTTTAGACCCAATAAGAAGAATACAAAAAATAAATAACTATCAATCTTGGAAGAAATCAACTCCTTTATGGATAAGTAATAATGATTTAATTGAAAATGAAATTTATGATTATACTAGAGCAACAAAAGAAGAGTTGGAAATATGGAAAATAAGACAAGGAATACCTGGACTTGATAAAGAAATAAATGGAGAAACAAATCCCTATGAATTGGGTTTAGGAGATATTATAAATCTTGATAAAGGTTGTTATTTAGGCCAGGAAGCAATTGCAAGATTTTTTAGATCTAAATCTTTAAAACATCAACTTCGTTATTGGGAAGCTTATGGGGATGCTGATGATTTTGATATTGGTAAAAAAATTTTGAAAACTAATCATAAAAATGAATTGAATCAAAAAGTAGGATTTATTACATCTTCAATTAAAACTAACGATAATTTTCTTTGTGGACTTGCATTAATCAAAAATAATTTTATTAATAAGGATATTTATTTTTCCGAAAAAGAGGAATCTATGACTATAAAAAAGCCAATCTCGTTCACTCAGCCTTTTTGA
- a CDS encoding thioredoxin family protein, giving the protein MVRTASTMLPLGTPLPDFELGVVSGLNLYPNDSLKDLSQIRSFDLIKRPLFLMVICAHCPFVKHVESGITTLFNSFGEHVQFLAISSNSVITHPQDSPEFLASQANKLGWKFPYLYDADQKLAKALKAACTPDFYIFWPSPDGESKLRYRGQMDGSRPGNEIPVSGDDIRLALRSLLKGEDISANQKPSIGCNIKWHPGMEPEWFG; this is encoded by the coding sequence ATGGTTCGAACAGCCTCAACAATGCTTCCATTAGGAACTCCATTACCTGATTTTGAGTTGGGTGTGGTTTCAGGCTTGAACCTTTATCCGAATGATTCTTTAAAAGACCTTAGTCAAATTAGAAGTTTTGATTTAATAAAAAGACCATTGTTTTTGATGGTTATATGCGCTCATTGTCCATTTGTTAAACACGTAGAAAGTGGAATTACAACTTTGTTTAATTCTTTTGGTGAGCATGTTCAATTTTTGGCTATTTCTAGCAATAGCGTTATCACACATCCGCAAGACTCACCAGAATTCTTAGCCTCTCAAGCTAATAAACTTGGATGGAAGTTTCCATATTTATATGATGCTGATCAAAAATTAGCAAAAGCGCTTAAAGCGGCATGTACTCCCGATTTTTATATTTTTTGGCCTTCTCCAGATGGAGAATCAAAATTGAGATACAGGGGACAAATGGACGGAAGTCGACCTGGCAATGAAATACCTGTTTCTGGTGATGATATTCGTCTGGCACTCCGATCATTATTAAAGGGAGAAGATATTTCAGCTAATCAAAAACCTTCTATTGGTTGCAACATTAAATGGCATCCTGGTATGGAGCCTGAGTGGTTTGGATGA
- a CDS encoding DegT/DnrJ/EryC1/StrS family aminotransferase encodes MQIPPFSLEAQISEIGEEIEEALIKVFRSGKYIGGEEVASFEKAFALAIETSYSVSCNSGTDALILALRSLNIGQGDEVITSSFSFFATAEAITSVGARPVFVDIDPENYLMDLGLIENAITSRTKAILPVHLFGHPLDMDKVMAIAKENNLKVVEDCAQAAGAHWRGKPVGSYGDVGCFSFFPTKNLGAAGDGGAITTNDFDLAKIIRELALHGSPKRYFHTNIGYNSRLDSLQAAILNVKLNRLNKWIEQRKTIAINYINNLSMIEGIKLPSNTLINKSGHSWNQFVIRIIDNSFFENIESASENVCKNSNRDLFKTELYRLGVNTIIYYPIPIHLQPAYKDLGYQEGSLPITEKICSQVISLPIFPEFKSIQQSYVIDKIKEIFRK; translated from the coding sequence ATGCAAATACCTCCTTTTAGCCTTGAAGCTCAAATTTCTGAAATAGGAGAAGAGATTGAAGAAGCTTTAATTAAAGTTTTTAGAAGCGGAAAATATATTGGTGGAGAGGAAGTAGCTTCATTTGAAAAAGCTTTTGCATTAGCTATAGAAACTTCTTACTCAGTTAGTTGTAATAGTGGAACAGATGCATTAATTCTTGCCTTAAGGTCGCTAAATATTGGTCAAGGTGATGAGGTGATCACCTCATCATTTAGTTTTTTTGCTACTGCAGAAGCAATTACCAGCGTTGGTGCTAGGCCTGTATTTGTAGATATTGATCCTGAAAACTACCTTATGGATCTTGGTCTAATTGAAAACGCAATAACTTCTAGAACAAAAGCTATTTTGCCTGTGCATTTGTTTGGTCATCCTCTAGATATGGATAAAGTAATGGCAATCGCTAAAGAAAATAATCTAAAGGTGGTAGAAGATTGTGCTCAGGCGGCTGGTGCCCATTGGCGAGGTAAACCCGTAGGAAGTTATGGAGATGTAGGTTGTTTTAGTTTTTTTCCTACTAAAAACTTAGGCGCAGCAGGAGATGGAGGAGCTATCACTACTAATGATTTTGATTTGGCAAAAATAATTAGGGAATTAGCTCTTCATGGAAGTCCAAAGAGATATTTCCATACAAATATTGGATATAATAGTAGACTTGATTCATTACAGGCTGCAATCTTAAATGTTAAATTAAACCGATTAAACAAATGGATAGAGCAAAGAAAGACAATAGCAATTAATTATATAAATAATCTATCAATGATAGAAGGAATTAAATTGCCATCTAATACTTTGATCAATAAATCTGGTCATTCTTGGAATCAATTTGTAATAAGAATAATCGACAATTCTTTTTTTGAAAATATAGAATCTGCATCAGAGAATGTTTGTAAAAATTCAAATAGAGATCTATTTAAAACTGAACTTTATAGACTTGGAGTTAATACAATTATTTATTATCCGATACCTATACATCTTCAACCAGCATATAAAGATTTAGGGTATCAAGAAGGTTCTCTTCCTATTACTGAAAAAATATGTAGCCAGGTAATTAGTTTACCAATTTTCCCTGAATTTAAATCTATTCAGCAATCATATGTTATTGATAAAATAAAAGAAATATTTAGAAAATAA
- a CDS encoding phosphoglucomutase/phosphomannomutase family protein has translation MKKKKLNLTKEKISFGTDGWRGILGVDFTLERLLKVAAAAAQELAYVKEKKNNKIIIGYDRRFLAEEMAEAVASAVRGIDLVPLLASSSLPTPSCSWGIVEESALGALVLTASHNPSEWLGLKIKGPFGGSVDSAFTDSVQKRLDAGGISIPIEGDTERIDFRKQHLVGIAQKFDIPFISNGLRKLGVKIFVDPMHGSASGCMSELFGSDSHELIYEIRTERDPCFGGKPPEPMEAYLSQLIEEVQLASQEGQLSMGLVFDGDGDRIAAIDEKGRYCNTQLIMPVLIDHLARVRNMAGCVVKTVSGSDLMRLVAEDLGREVLEKPVGFKYIAEEMLSRQVLIGGEESGGVGFGHHLPERDALFTALLLMESIVADNKCLGEKIDSLHARFGKSHFERIDLTLKDMEMRRDLENFLKHRTPSSIGHKSVLEVISTDGIKLVFDKSYWLMFRFSGTEPLLRIYCEAPSREEVTSTLYYAKQLIDNSFG, from the coding sequence ATGAAAAAGAAAAAGTTGAATTTAACTAAGGAGAAAATTTCTTTCGGAACAGATGGTTGGAGAGGGATATTAGGAGTTGATTTCACTTTGGAAAGATTGCTTAAAGTAGCTGCTGCTGCGGCTCAAGAGCTTGCTTATGTAAAGGAGAAAAAAAATAATAAAATAATTATTGGTTATGATCGACGTTTCCTTGCAGAGGAGATGGCTGAGGCGGTTGCCTCTGCGGTTAGGGGAATAGATTTGGTACCTTTGCTGGCATCTTCATCACTGCCAACTCCCTCTTGCAGCTGGGGGATAGTCGAGGAAAGTGCACTTGGCGCACTAGTCCTAACAGCAAGTCATAATCCATCAGAATGGTTGGGTTTGAAAATAAAAGGTCCTTTTGGTGGCTCAGTTGATAGCGCTTTCACCGATTCTGTTCAAAAAAGATTAGACGCTGGAGGGATATCAATTCCAATCGAAGGCGACACTGAGAGAATTGATTTTCGAAAACAACATCTAGTGGGGATTGCTCAGAAATTTGACATACCTTTTATTTCTAATGGTTTGAGAAAATTAGGTGTGAAAATATTTGTCGATCCAATGCATGGATCTGCTTCGGGCTGCATGTCTGAATTATTTGGCTCTGATAGTCATGAACTTATTTATGAAATAAGAACTGAAAGAGACCCATGTTTTGGTGGGAAACCTCCAGAGCCCATGGAAGCTTATCTATCGCAATTAATAGAAGAAGTTCAGCTTGCATCCCAGGAAGGTCAGTTATCGATGGGCTTGGTTTTTGATGGAGATGGAGATCGAATTGCTGCCATAGATGAAAAAGGTAGATATTGCAATACACAGTTAATAATGCCTGTTCTGATAGATCATTTAGCAAGAGTCAGAAATATGGCAGGCTGCGTTGTTAAAACTGTAAGTGGTTCGGACTTAATGAGATTGGTTGCGGAGGATTTGGGGAGAGAAGTGCTAGAAAAGCCAGTTGGATTTAAATATATCGCTGAAGAAATGCTTTCTAGACAAGTTCTCATTGGAGGAGAGGAGTCAGGGGGAGTTGGATTTGGACATCACCTGCCAGAACGCGATGCTTTGTTTACCGCTTTGCTTTTGATGGAGTCAATAGTTGCAGATAATAAATGTTTAGGAGAAAAAATAGATTCCCTTCATGCTCGTTTTGGTAAGAGTCATTTTGAACGTATTGATTTAACTCTCAAAGATATGGAAATGAGAAGGGACTTGGAAAATTTTTTGAAGCATAGGACCCCATCCTCAATTGGTCATAAATCAGTTTTAGAGGTTATTTCAACTGATGGAATAAAACTTGTATTTGATAAAAGTTATTGGCTGATGTTCCGTTTTTCTGGAACAGAGCCTCTTTTAAGAATTTATTGTGAAGCCCCATCAAGAGAAGAAGTTACTTCAACTTTGTATTATGCAAAGCAACTTATAGATAATAGTTTTGGATAA
- a CDS encoding TM0106 family RecB-like putative nuclease: MKWNKSKPINDHLLRSWIRCRRKAWLEIYGDKQKKLWTAHSTLQLNHQIDCFHNLSQESYGIGIKACEEGKNIAYGIRLKFPLIKNRILKGNLPILRKTSGDSIWGNFSYQPVLARQGKKVTREHRLILSMTSLLINNLQKYQPKKGLILHKDNDIIKVEKIRLTDNMNTELIDVLLNLERDIQSKIPPPITSNRKKCTICSWRKVCDTVAIKEGNLSEISGIGAKREILLNKIGINNIEELAKIKHYKLKEKLDKFGTQHGDISKKIILQSQSQITNKAIKLNSAKKLTNLKKAKGFLIYDIESDPDIKHDFLHGFIRIPSNIYKEIDLKKIKYSPLLNLEKDTENYLWKRIKRKLNHHEGFPILHYGETEPISLIKLGLRQGASPNEIDAIKNRFIDIHLLIRESWFLPVRNYGLKSIAEFIGFEWEQSNIDGARALLWWRQWKESRRLNNIYSKNLNSIFKYNRDDCIATLMIAKWLIDQD, from the coding sequence ATGAAATGGAATAAATCCAAACCAATTAACGATCACCTTTTAAGGAGTTGGATTCGATGCAGAAGAAAAGCTTGGCTTGAAATTTATGGTGATAAACAAAAAAAATTGTGGACAGCTCATAGCACACTTCAATTAAATCATCAAATCGACTGCTTTCATAATCTCTCACAAGAAAGTTATGGGATAGGAATTAAAGCTTGTGAAGAGGGTAAAAATATAGCTTATGGAATCAGACTTAAATTTCCTTTAATAAAAAATAGAATTCTCAAAGGAAATTTACCCATATTAAGAAAGACATCAGGAGATAGTATTTGGGGAAATTTTTCTTACCAACCTGTCTTAGCCAGGCAAGGTAAAAAAGTCACAAGAGAGCACAGATTAATACTTTCTATGACAAGTTTATTGATAAATAATTTACAAAAATATCAACCTAAAAAAGGTTTAATCCTCCACAAAGATAATGATATTATAAAAGTCGAAAAGATAAGATTAACCGATAATATGAACACAGAATTAATAGATGTATTATTAAATCTTGAGAGAGATATTCAATCCAAAATACCTCCACCAATAACTTCGAATCGAAAGAAATGCACAATATGTTCTTGGAGAAAAGTTTGTGATACTGTCGCTATTAAAGAAGGGAATCTGAGTGAAATTAGTGGCATTGGAGCAAAAAGAGAAATTTTATTAAACAAGATTGGTATAAATAATATAGAGGAATTAGCAAAAATAAAGCATTATAAATTAAAGGAAAAGCTTGATAAATTTGGCACACAGCATGGTGATATTTCTAAGAAAATTATTTTACAATCACAATCGCAAATAACAAATAAGGCCATCAAGCTAAATTCAGCAAAAAAACTTACTAACCTAAAAAAAGCAAAAGGTTTTTTGATTTATGATATTGAATCTGACCCAGATATTAAACATGATTTTTTACACGGTTTCATTCGAATACCAAGCAATATATATAAAGAGATAGATTTAAAAAAAATCAAATATTCACCATTGCTTAATCTTGAAAAGGATACAGAAAATTACCTATGGAAGAGAATTAAGAGAAAATTAAATCATCATGAAGGTTTCCCAATACTCCATTACGGAGAAACAGAGCCAATATCTCTAATAAAGCTAGGATTAAGGCAAGGGGCGAGTCCTAATGAAATTGATGCGATAAAAAATAGATTTATTGACATACATTTATTAATTAGAGAATCCTGGTTCCTTCCTGTAAGGAATTATGGACTTAAATCAATTGCAGAATTCATAGGATTCGAATGGGAACAGTCCAATATTGATGGGGCTAGAGCTCTTTTATGGTGGAGGCAATGGAAAGAATCGCGTAGATTAAATAACATTTACTCTAAAAATTTAAACTCAATCTTTAAATATAATCGTGATGATTGTATTGCTACTTTAATGATCGCAAAATGGTTAATAGATCAAGATTAA
- the hisB gene encoding imidazoleglycerol-phosphate dehydratase HisB, whose product MKKTREGEISRITKETDVFVQINLDGSGKCIANTGIGFLDHMIQQLSSHGLFDIEVKANGDTHIDDHHTNEDVGIAIGQALSKALGDRAGIKRFGHFLAPLDEALIQAVVDCSGRPHLSFNLDIPSQKVGTYDTELVKEFFGAVVSNGGLTLHIRQLAGNNTHHIIEATFKSFARALRMATEIDPRRSSQIPSSKGVLEQAGG is encoded by the coding sequence ATGAAGAAAACCAGAGAAGGAGAAATTAGCCGGATAACTAAGGAAACAGACGTTTTTGTCCAAATTAATCTTGATGGTTCTGGCAAATGCATCGCAAATACAGGTATAGGTTTTCTAGACCATATGATCCAACAATTATCTAGTCATGGATTATTTGATATTGAGGTAAAAGCAAATGGAGATACTCACATAGACGATCATCACACGAATGAAGATGTTGGAATTGCAATTGGACAAGCCTTATCAAAGGCATTAGGTGATCGAGCTGGAATAAAACGCTTTGGTCATTTTTTAGCTCCTCTTGATGAGGCTCTTATTCAAGCTGTGGTTGATTGCTCCGGGCGACCACATTTGAGTTTTAATTTAGATATTCCTTCTCAAAAGGTTGGAACTTACGATACAGAGTTGGTTAAAGAATTCTTTGGTGCTGTTGTCAGCAATGGTGGTTTAACTCTCCACATAAGACAACTTGCGGGAAATAATACTCATCACATAATAGAGGCTACTTTCAAATCTTTTGCAAGAGCTCTTCGCATGGCTACTGAAATTGACCCAAGAAGATCAAGTCAAATTCCCAGCAGTAAAGGAGTTCTTGAACAAGCTGGTGGTTAA
- a CDS encoding carotenoid oxygenase family protein: MAVSYLKRETSPQQTIFSKEDWSSAYCNVEKELDHAELKLVKGSIPKQISGTFYRNGPGRLERGGRWVHHPFDGDGMIAAFQFENGKINLTNRFVRTKEWVEEEKSQKFLYRGVFGTQKEGGVLANAFDVRLKNIANTHVIKLGNDLLALWEASSPYSLNPNTLETNGLSDLKGVLKKGEAFSAHPRFDPGHHKDQRMVTFGVSTGPKSTIRLMEFSNEGENIGSLLSDRKDSFNGFAFLHDFAITPNWAIFLQNAINFNPLPFLLGQKGAAQCLASKSDGTPKFLLIPRDCGKFAGQPPKSVDAPKGFVFHHLNAWEDGEKINIESIFYDDFPSIGPEDNFREIDFDLLPEGILKRSEINPIDNSFTCSTISNQCCEFAMVNPHFEGLRARFSWMATAEQKEGNGPLQAIKKIDLASNKEISWSAAPRGFVSEPIFIPSQESKSQEDNGWVAVLVWNSIRSGTDLIILDSKNLTEKAVLEVPISIPHGLHGSWVEN, from the coding sequence GTGGCTGTTAGTTATTTAAAAAGAGAAACATCACCACAGCAAACAATCTTCAGCAAAGAGGATTGGTCAAGTGCATATTGCAATGTTGAAAAAGAATTAGATCATGCTGAACTAAAACTTGTAAAAGGATCTATTCCTAAACAAATTTCTGGTACCTTTTATCGAAACGGGCCAGGAAGACTTGAAAGAGGCGGAAGATGGGTACACCATCCATTTGATGGAGATGGGATGATTGCTGCTTTTCAATTTGAAAACGGGAAAATAAACCTGACTAATCGTTTTGTTCGTACAAAGGAATGGGTAGAAGAGGAAAAATCCCAGAAATTTCTATATAGAGGTGTATTTGGAACTCAAAAAGAAGGCGGCGTCTTAGCTAATGCTTTTGATGTAAGGCTCAAAAATATTGCCAATACTCACGTAATAAAACTCGGGAATGACCTATTAGCGCTATGGGAAGCATCTAGTCCATATTCACTCAATCCAAATACTCTAGAAACCAATGGCTTATCTGATTTAAAAGGAGTTTTAAAAAAAGGAGAAGCATTTAGTGCTCATCCTCGATTCGACCCTGGCCATCACAAAGATCAAAGAATGGTTACTTTTGGAGTATCTACTGGTCCTAAAAGCACAATTAGATTGATGGAATTCTCTAATGAAGGGGAAAATATTGGCTCTCTTTTAAGCGATAGAAAAGATTCTTTTAATGGATTTGCTTTTTTGCATGATTTTGCCATCACACCAAACTGGGCAATATTTCTCCAAAATGCGATAAATTTTAATCCTCTCCCATTCCTTCTTGGACAAAAAGGAGCAGCACAATGTTTAGCTTCTAAATCTGATGGGACTCCAAAATTCTTATTAATTCCAAGGGATTGTGGGAAATTTGCTGGTCAACCTCCAAAATCAGTTGATGCACCAAAGGGTTTTGTTTTCCATCATCTAAATGCTTGGGAAGATGGTGAAAAAATCAATATTGAAAGTATTTTTTATGATGATTTTCCTAGTATTGGTCCAGAGGATAATTTCAGAGAAATAGATTTTGATCTTTTACCAGAAGGAATTTTAAAAAGAAGTGAAATCAACCCAATAGATAATTCATTTACCTGCTCAACCATAAGCAATCAATGTTGTGAATTTGCAATGGTCAACCCTCATTTTGAAGGACTAAGGGCACGCTTCAGTTGGATGGCAACTGCAGAACAAAAGGAAGGTAATGGCCCACTCCAAGCTATAAAAAAAATCGACTTGGCAAGCAATAAAGAGATTAGTTGGAGTGCCGCCCCAAGAGGTTTTGTTAGTGAGCCAATATTTATTCCTTCCCAAGAATCAAAATCTCAAGAAGACAATGGGTGGGTTGCTGTATTGGTTTGGAATAGCATTAGATCTGGAACTGATTTAATAATCCTTGATTCTAAAAATCTTACTGAAAAAGCTGTTCTTGAAGTTCCTATTTCTATACCCCATGGATTACACGGAAGCTGGGTTGAAAACTAA
- the rdgB gene encoding RdgB/HAM1 family non-canonical purine NTP pyrophosphatase: protein MDNLPLVIASSNEGKIREFQKLLADFPFDLLTQPVGFEIEETGKTFMENARIKAIAVSKATGQLSLADDSGLSVEALGGAPGIYSARYAKSDNERIEKLLAELKPFSNRKAKFECALCIASGENVLIEVSGFCEGLITFFPKGENGFGYDPIFEVAKSGETFAEMEHEKKKQIGHRGSAFKLLKPELKKLLTSIRK from the coding sequence TTGGATAATCTCCCTCTAGTAATTGCTAGTAGCAATGAAGGTAAAATTCGGGAATTTCAAAAACTTTTGGCCGATTTCCCATTCGATTTATTGACTCAACCTGTTGGTTTTGAGATTGAGGAAACAGGAAAGACTTTTATGGAAAATGCAAGAATCAAGGCAATTGCTGTTAGTAAAGCAACGGGCCAATTGTCTCTTGCAGATGACTCTGGACTAAGTGTTGAGGCTCTGGGAGGGGCTCCAGGTATTTATTCTGCTAGGTACGCAAAATCAGACAATGAAAGGATTGAAAAATTATTAGCCGAGTTAAAACCTTTTTCAAATAGAAAAGCCAAATTTGAGTGCGCATTATGTATAGCTAGTGGAGAAAATGTGTTGATAGAAGTGTCAGGTTTTTGCGAAGGCCTAATAACTTTTTTCCCAAAAGGGGAAAACGGGTTTGGTTATGATCCGATTTTTGAAGTGGCTAAATCAGGTGAGACTTTTGCAGAAATGGAGCACGAGAAAAAGAAGCAAATTGGTCATAGGGGGAGCGCTTTCAAATTGCTTAAACCTGAATTGAAAAAGCTATTGACTTCTATAAGAAAGTAG